The following is a genomic window from Thermus tengchongensis.
TGGTGGCCCTGGCGGTGCGCCTCAAGGACTACCCCTTGGAGGGCTTCCTCGCCCTGGCCCTCCTCCTGAACCCCCAGGAGGTCCAGCGGGTGGGGCTCCTTGCAGGCCTGAAGGCCCCCGTCCTCACCGGGCCCGTGGGCTACCTGGTGGCGGAGAGGCTGGGGGAGGTGGGGCCCTTTCTGGGGTTCGCCCACCTCTTCCTCCTTGGCCTGGCCTTGACGCTTCTCGGCGCCCTGGTCTTCGCCCGCCGGGACCGGTAGCATGGGGCGTATGAAGGTCTTGCTCACCACCTTGGACGCGGTGCCGGGCCACCGGGTGGCTCAGGTCCTGGGGGTGGTCAAGGGGAGCACGGTCCGGGCCAAACACTTGGGCAAGGACCTCTTGGCGGGGCTTAGAACCCTGGTGGGAGGGGAGATCCCCGAGTACACGGAGATGCTGCAAGAGGCTCGGGAGCAGGCGGAACAGCGCATGGTGGAAGCGGCCAGGCAGCTTGGCGCCGATGCGGTCTTGGGGGTGCGGTACGCCACGGCCAGCGTCATGGCGGGGGCGGCGGAAATCCTGGCCTACGGGACCGCCGTCCGCCTAGAGCCTTCCAGGGAGCGCCCCTAGTGCGGCTTGCGGCCCTTTTTCTGGTCCTCCCCTTCTTCCTCCAGCTTTTGGGCCTGGGGGATACCCCCTTGGGCGGGGGGCTTTGCGGGGAGGTCTTCCGGGTGCGGGACCCCGCTTTGGCCCTGCAGACCCCCGGCTTCTGGTACGGCCTTCTCTTCATGCTCCTCCTGGCCCTGCAGCTGGGCTACGGCCTGAGCCTGCTCCTTCTGCCCCTCCTGGAGGTCCGCCTGGGCCCGGGGTGGCTCCGGGTGGGGCGGTACCTGGTGGGGGTGCTCGCCCTCCTCTTCCTCCTCACCCGCCTCACCGGCCTTCCTGCGCCTGGGCCTGGGGGATGGGTGCTGGAGCGCGCCCCCCTGGACCTCCTTTCCCTCCTCCTGGTGGGCCTCTCCCTAGCAGGGGGGGCCCTCCTGCGGGAGAATGGGGGGCATGGAACGGCTGCTTGAGGTGATGCGCCGCCTACGGGGCCCCGGGGGCTGCCCTTGGGACCGGGCCCAGACCCATGAGAGCCTGGTCCCTTACCTGCTGGAGGAGGCCAGCGAGGCAGCGGATGCCCTTCTGGCCGGGGATGCCGAGGCGATGGCGGAGGAGCTGGGGGACGTCCTCCTGCAGGTGGCCTTCCACAGCGTCATCGCCGAGGAGGAGGGACGCTTCACCTACGGGGACGTGGAGCGCCGCATCGTGGAGAAGCTCATCCGCCGCCACCCCCACGTCTTCGGGGACGCCAGGGCCGACACCCCCGAGGAGGTCAAGGCCCGCTGGGAGGTGCTGAAGGCGGAGGAGGGGAAGGAGGAAAAGCCCTGCGGCTTGCCCAAACACCTGCCCACCCTCCTCCGGGCCTACGAGCTGCAGAAGCGGGGGGTGGAGAGGGGAAGCGAGGCGGGCCTGAGGGCCGCGCTGGAGCGGGGGGACCTGGAGGAGGCGCTTTGGAACCTGGTGGGGCTTTTCGCCGAGCGGGGCCTGGACCCCGAGAGCGCCTTAAGGCGGCGCTCCCTCAGAGCCTGCCGGGAGGGCTAGACCTCCCCGAGGGCTTCCGCCTGGCGGCGGTGGCCGTGCCCCTTCTGGGGGAAAGCCTGCTCTTTACCCTAAGAAGCCCCCACCTGCCCACCCACGCCGGCCAGGTGAGCTTCCCCGGGGGGGCGGTGGAGCCGGGGGAGACGCCGGTGGAGGCGGCCCTGCGCGAGGCGGCGGAGGAGGTGGGGCTTGAGGGGGTGGAGCCCCTGGGCTTCCTCTCCCCCGCCCTTTCCCCCCAGGGCTTCCTGGTCCAGCCGGTGGTGGTCTTCCGGGAGGACCTTTCTCCCCTAAGGCCCAATCCCCTCGAGGTGGCCAGGGTCTTCCTGGCTCCTTTAGAGGAGCTTCTCCGGGTAAATCCCTGGAGCGAGGTGCGCCATGGCCGCACCGTTTGGCATTTTCCCTGGCGGGGGGTGGACATCTGGGGGGTCACGGGGAATATCCTGAGGGAGTTCCTGGAGGTGTGGCGTGGAGCGCATCGGGATCCTCCTGGCGGACCTCTTTGACGAGCGGGAGTTCCTCTACCCCTACTACCGGGTGCAGGAGGCGGGCTACACCCCGGTGGTCCTGGGCCCTGAGGCCCGAGAGTACCGGGCCAAGTCGGGTTTTTCCTGGAAGGCGGAGGCAGGCGCCCAGGAGGCCCCAGAGCTTAGGGGCCTCCTCATCCCCGGGGGCTTCGCCCCGGACTACCTGCGCCGGAGCCCCGAGGTGCTTTCCCTGGTGCGGCGGGTGGCGGAGGAGGGCAAGCCCATCGGGGCCATCTGCCATGCGGGCTGGGTGCTGGTGAGCGCCGGGCTGGTGCGGGGGAGAAGGGTCACGGGCTTTCCCTCCATCCGGGACGACCTGGAAAACGCCGGGGGGCTTTACCAGGAGGCGGGGGTGGTGGTGGACGGGAACCTGGTCACCGCCCAGGGGCCTAAAGACCTCCCCGGCTTCATGCGGGCCTTCCTGGACCTCCTTGGAGGCTGAAGCGGGTCCCCGCCTCCCCAGAGAGCACCCTCGCCAAAACGCCCCGTTCCCCCTTGGCGATGGCCGCCCAGGGGGCCCCTGCCTCCAGGGCCCTTAGGGCCGCCTCTACTTTGGGGATCATCCCTCCCTGGACCACGCCCTGGGCCTTGAGGGCCTCCACCTCCTGGGGGGTCAGGCGGGGGAAGCGGGTCTGGGGGTCCTTGGGGTCCTTTAGCACCCCCTCCACGTCGGTGAGGAAGACCGCAGGCCACCCTAAGGCCCCGGCCACCGCCCCGGCGGCGGTGTCGGCGTTCACGTTCAAGGGGCCTTCCTCGTCCAGGGCGATGGGGGCCAGGAGGGGGGTGTAGCCCTTTTCCAGGAGGTCCAAGAGCAGGTCCACCCCCACCCCCACCACCTCCCCCACCCGCCCGAGCCCCGGCAGGGCCCGGCCCCGGAGGGTGAGGGCATCGCGGCCCGAAAGGGCGAGGGCCCTTCTTCCCCTTCGGGAAAGCCCCTCCGCCAGGCGCTTTCCCGTGAGGCAGAGGCTCATCTCCACCGCTTCCATCTGCTCGGGAGGCGTCACCCGCAAGCCCCCCACGAAGCGGCTCTGGAAGCCGAGCCTTTCCAGGAGGGCCCCGATCTCGGGCCCGCCCCCGTGCACCAGGACCAGGGGGCCGGGGTAGCCCGAAAGCTCGTCCAGCAGGGCTTCGGCCCCCCTTAGGCTTCCCCCTACCTTCACCACGAGGGCTTCACTCAAGGTAGACCACCTCCTCGGGCAGGCCTTCCTCCTCCTCGGCCTCGAGGAGGTCCAGGAAGCCCAAGGCGGCGTGGTCGGGGTGGAGGCCGAAGGGGGCCGCCAGGGCCTGGACGGCGCTCACGGGGGGCATGGCCTGGGCCGCCTGGAGCAGGGGGAGGAGGTCTTCGGGGCCCCATAGGGCCTCCCCCAGCTCCGGGCCCCGCCTCAGCTCCGCCTGCACCCGGCCCCCTTCCGCCAGGAGGAAGAGGAGGTCCTCCTCCGCCAGGACCAGGAAGGCCAGGGCCTGCCCCAGCTGGGAAAGGGCCTCCAAAAAGGCCCGCACCCCTTTTGGGTCCTCCTGGGCCTCGAGGGCCTCGTGGTAGAGGCTCACCCAGGGGAAGTCCGGCACCAGGTAGACCCCCGCGCCCCCCGTGCGCTCCTGGGCGAAGGCCAGGACCTCCTCCAGGGGGGCCTTCACGTGGAAGGAGAGAAAGCTCCGCACCAAGCCCTATACTAGCCTCTGTGAGCGCCCTCTACCGCCGCGTGCGCCCCCTCACCTTCGCCGAGGTGGTGGGCCAGGAGCACGTGAAGGAGCCCCTCATGCGGGCCATCCGGGAGGGGCGGCTGGCCCAGGCCTACCTCTTCTCCGGGCCCCGGGGGGTGGGGAAGACCACCACCGCCAGGCTTCTGGCCATGGCGGTGGGGTGCCAGGGGGAGGGGGAGCGCCCCTGCGGGGTCTGCGCTCACTGCCAGGCGGTGCAACGGGGGGCCCACCCCGACGTGGTGGAGATCGACGCCGCCAGCAACAACTCGGTGGAGGACGTGCGGGAGCTTAGGGAGAGGATCCTCCTCGCTCCCCTTTCCGCCCCCAGGAAGGTCTTCATCCTGGACGAGGCCCACATGCTCTCCAAGAGCGCCTTCAACGCCCTCCTCAAGACCCTGGAGGAGCCCCCGCCCCACGTGCTCTTCGTCTTCGCCACCACCGAGCCCGAGAGGATGCCCCCCACGGTTCTCTCCCGCACCCAGCACTACCGCTTCCGCCGCCTGAAGGAGGAGGAGATCGCCTCCAAGCTCCAGCGCATCCTTAAGGAGATGGGGCGGGAGGCGGAGGCGGAGGCCCTCCTCCTGGTGGCCCGGCTGGCGGACGGGGCCATGCGGGATGCGGAAAGCCTTCTCGACCGCCTGCTCCTCCTGGAGGGCCCCCTGACCCGGAAGCAGGTGGAGGAGGCCTTGGGCCTTCCGCCCAAGGAAGCCCTTTCCCGTTTGGCCCGGGGCCTGGCCCGGGGGGACCTCAAGGAGGTGCTCTCGGAGGCTCGGGGGCTTTACGCCAAGGGCTTTGCCCCAAGGAGCCTGGTGGGAGGGCTCATGGAGGTGCTCCGGGAAGCCCTCTACGCCGCCCACGGCCTGCCGGGGGAGGGCCTCGAGGCTCCTCCCGAAGCCTTACTGGGAGCCCTCACCGCCTTGGACGAGGCCATGGAGCGCCTTGCCAAGCGCTCGGATCTCCTGGCCCTGGAGGCGGCCTTGTTGCAGGCGGCCAGGGTTTTCCCGAGGGCCTCCTCCTTCCAGCCGGGTAAGGAGGAGGTTCAGCCCACGGCCAGCCCTCCTTCCGGGGAAGGGGTGCGGGCCGAGGCGGCTTTGCCTGAAGGGCCAGCTCATTTGCGTGGGCAAGGGGCTTTCCAGGAAGGCCTGCCCGAGTTCCATCCCACCAAGCCCCTGGTGCCGCCAGGGGCCAGGGAAGCAGGCCTTTCCGGGGAGATGCCGAGGGACCTGGCCGGGAGGTGGCGGGCGTTCCTCGAGGCCTTGAAACCCACCCTGAGGGCCTTCCTCAGGGAGGCCCGGCCGGACCTGGAA
Proteins encoded in this region:
- a CDS encoding YbjQ family protein, translated to MKVLLTTLDAVPGHRVAQVLGVVKGSTVRAKHLGKDLLAGLRTLVGGEIPEYTEMLQEAREQAEQRMVEAARQLGADAVLGVRYATASVMAGAAEILAYGTAVRLEPSRERP
- a CDS encoding MazG family protein, giving the protein MGGMERLLEVMRRLRGPGGCPWDRAQTHESLVPYLLEEASEAADALLAGDAEAMAEELGDVLLQVAFHSVIAEEEGRFTYGDVERRIVEKLIRRHPHVFGDARADTPEEVKARWEVLKAEEGKEEKPCGLPKHLPTLLRAYELQKRGVERGSEAGLRAALERGDLEEALWNLVGLFAERGLDPESALRRRSLRACREG
- a CDS encoding NUDIX hydrolase codes for the protein MAVPLLGESLLFTLRSPHLPTHAGQVSFPGGAVEPGETPVEAALREAAEEVGLEGVEPLGFLSPALSPQGFLVQPVVVFREDLSPLRPNPLEVARVFLAPLEELLRVNPWSEVRHGRTVWHFPWRGVDIWGVTGNILREFLEVWRGAHRDPPGGPL
- a CDS encoding type 1 glutamine amidotransferase domain-containing protein, giving the protein MERIGILLADLFDEREFLYPYYRVQEAGYTPVVLGPEAREYRAKSGFSWKAEAGAQEAPELRGLLIPGGFAPDYLRRSPEVLSLVRRVAEEGKPIGAICHAGWVLVSAGLVRGRRVTGFPSIRDDLENAGGLYQEAGVVVDGNLVTAQGPKDLPGFMRAFLDLLGG
- the argB gene encoding acetylglutamate kinase — protein: MSEALVVKVGGSLRGAEALLDELSGYPGPLVLVHGGGPEIGALLERLGFQSRFVGGLRVTPPEQMEAVEMSLCLTGKRLAEGLSRRGRRALALSGRDALTLRGRALPGLGRVGEVVGVGVDLLLDLLEKGYTPLLAPIALDEEGPLNVNADTAAGAVAGALGWPAVFLTDVEGVLKDPKDPQTRFPRLTPQEVEALKAQGVVQGGMIPKVEAALRALEAGAPWAAIAKGERGVLARVLSGEAGTRFSLQGGPGRPA
- the dnaX gene encoding DNA polymerase III subunit gamma/tau; the protein is MSALYRRVRPLTFAEVVGQEHVKEPLMRAIREGRLAQAYLFSGPRGVGKTTTARLLAMAVGCQGEGERPCGVCAHCQAVQRGAHPDVVEIDAASNNSVEDVRELRERILLAPLSAPRKVFILDEAHMLSKSAFNALLKTLEEPPPHVLFVFATTEPERMPPTVLSRTQHYRFRRLKEEEIASKLQRILKEMGREAEAEALLLVARLADGAMRDAESLLDRLLLLEGPLTRKQVEEALGLPPKEALSRLARGLARGDLKEVLSEARGLYAKGFAPRSLVGGLMEVLREALYAAHGLPGEGLEAPPEALLGALTALDEAMERLAKRSDLLALEAALLQAARVFPRASSFQPGKEEVQPTASPPSGEGVRAEAALPEGPAHLRGQGAFQEGLPEFHPTKPLVPPGAREAGLSGEMPRDLAGRWRAFLEALKPTLRAFLREARPDLEEGRLVLRFPESKAFHHKRAEDQRATLLPLVRAHFGVEEVVFLLEKKSPDPRPPSRNLPLPGEKRGREEEPKASEPASPALPHGSVQEARDFPGGEEEPWEALPEPAERPPSAEAPWRGEEDPSGQDAMAEEPIGLPEDPNRRLAEITRLLGARLLWVRRPRLSEAEEPLSEDDIGGTGI